In one window of Primulina tabacum isolate GXHZ01 chromosome 8, ASM2559414v2, whole genome shotgun sequence DNA:
- the LOC142553685 gene encoding uncharacterized protein LOC142553685 produces the protein MAFHVACPITCRKICFCALGFPRRLQSEKGKIEFLQEVAGVEQFLKDPWLIKAREDATIQVMVPKVVGSSVPATQPPQLPAAMGVGGGDSGEEVAAASAQVKRVALQKQATAASLVAEDYARRFESGDLMTSMKHASGEEQGQSNVKVMCRLCFNGENEGGERARKMLSCKTCGKKYHRSCIKSWSQNRDLFHWSSWSCPSCRICEVCRRTGDPNKFMFCKRCDGAYHCYCQQPPHKNVGHGPYLCPKHTKCHSCGSSVPGNGLSVRWFLGYTCCDACGRLFVKGNYCPVCLKVYRDSESTPMVCCDICQRWVHCPCDGISDAKYMQFQVDGHLQYVCPTCRGECSQIRNLEEAVQELWRRRDEADKNMIASSRADAGLPTQEEIFDISPFSDDEDSGSVVLKNENCRSLKFSLKGIGDSSPRKKKEHGKKISNKKYGKKEGNETFFVIGTDASQRFERHQDGQLFGRRTGDNYNEEMQFSGEPAAGDKAAGICSVNEAAVPNHKYIDEVTEANRKKALRTIKIKSNQSHGDREGIGNNSNVSKTAQGPKLVIHLGGRSRNTSSPPGSEVSNVKKEEVLTSPYVGTEDIIQQKHHEYINSPDNAVESGDKKGHISHTDQMKGSKLREKEGNLIKIKNTNSKASDVSSKLAGGKFSHEDEPVSLKNAHSVVGKRSTEDGASTRSGSDVLVSQRNKYSSMKYAEDRPTVSGDLDDGNSSIPSNSEASANDHKPFLKFKIPNNSNKGNQNVPDNLNQGLSRKERSDWRVHVGQMVIRTPSPLPLPGKEEITYRRGQRSKRRRPVPGDEDTSQWHEDNTMKEFTDANWVLQKLGKDAAGKRVEIHQPSNDSWHRGTVLEVLEGTSTVSIALDDGKPKNFELGKQGIRFVSQKQKR, from the exons atGGCATTTCATGTTGCTTGCCCAATTACATG TCGGAAGATATGCTTCTGTGCGCTGGGGTTTCCGCGGAGGCTGCAGAGCGAGAAGGGCAAGATCGAGTTTTTGCAGGAGGTTGCTGGGGTTGAGCAGTTCTTGAAGGATCCGTGGCTGATCAAGGCCAGGGAGGATGCGACGATTCAGGTTATGGTGCCCAAGGTGGTTGGTTCCTCCGTTCCGGCGACTCAGCCGCCGCAGCTTCCCGCTGCGATGGGTGTTGGAGGCGGAGACAGCGGGGAGGAGGTGGCTGCAGCTTCAGCGCAGGTGAAGAGGGTGGCGCTGCAGAAACAAGCTACTGCTGCGTCATTGGTGGCAGAGGATTATGCGAGGAGGTTTGAGTCTGGTGATTTGATG ACGTCTATGAAACATGCCTCTGGAGAAGAGCAAGGTCAATCGAATGTCAAAGTTATGTGCCGGCTATGCTTTAATGGGGAAAATGAAGGAGGTGAAAGGGCAAGAAAGATGCTGTCTTGCAAAACTTGTGGCAAGAAGTATCACAGGAGCTGCATAAAATCTTGGTCTCAAAATAGAG ATCTTTTTCACTGGAGTTCCTGGAGTTGCCCCTCGTGCCGGATATGTGAG GTTTGCCGAAGGACTGGAGATccaaataaattcatgttttgtAAAAGGTGTGATGGCGCATACCATTGTTACTGTCAACAACCTCCCCATAAG AATGTTGGCCATGGGCCTTATTTGTGTCCAAAGCATACAAAGTGTCATAGCTGTGGTTCTTCTGTTCCAGGAAATGGGCTAAGTGTAAG GTGGTTCCTAGGGTATACTTGTTGTGATGCTTGTGGAAGATTGTTTGTGAAGGGTAATTATTGCCCTGTTTGTTTGAAG GTTTATAGGGATTCTGAGTCGACACCTATGGTTTGCTGTGATATCTGTCAACGCTGGGTTCACTGCCCCTGTGATGGGATCAG CGATGCAAAGTACATGCAATTTCAGGTTGACGGACATCTCCAATATGTGTGCCCTACATGTCGTGGAGAATGCTCCCAG ATTAGGAATCTCGAGGAGGCTGTTCAGGAGCTCTGGAGACGAAGAGATGAAGCTGATAAGAATATGATAGCAAGCTCGAGGGCTGATGCTGGGTTGCCAACTCAGGAAGAAATATTTGACATTTCACCCTTTTCAGATGATGAAGACAGTGGATCTGTGGtgttgaaaaatgaaaattgcCGTTCATTGAAGTTTTCTCTTAAAGGGATAGGTGATAGTTCGCCAAGAAAGAAAAAAGAacatggaaaaaaaatttcaaataagaAGTATGGCAAGAAAGAGGGGAATGAAACATTCTTCGTTATTGGAACTGATGCATCCCAGAGGTTTGAGAGACATCAGGATGGTCAATTGTTTGGACGCAGAACTGGTGATAACTACAATGAAGAAATGCAATTTTCTGGTGAACCGGCTGCTGGAGATAAGGCAGCAGGCATATGTTCAGTTAACGAAGCAGCAGTGCCTAATCACAAATACATTGATGAGGTTACAGAAGCCAACAGAAAGAAGGCTTTgagaacaataaaaataaagagtAACCAATCTCACGGAGATAGGGAAGGAATTGGAAACAATAGTAATGTGAGTAAGACTGCACAAGGACCCAAACTTGTTATACATTTGGGTGGACGAAGTAGAAATACATCTAGTCCTCCGGGATCGGAGGTTTCAAATGTTAAGAAGGAAGAGGTTTTGACTTCACCATACG TGGGCACTGAGGATATTATTCAACAGAAACATCATGAGTACATTAACAGTCCTGATAATGCAGTTGAATCCGGGGATAAAAAAG GACATATTAGCCACACTGATCAAATGAAAGGTTCCAAGTTACGAGAAAAAGAGGGTAACTTGATTAAGATCAAGAATACCAATTCAAAAGCTTCCGACGTTAGCTCTAAACTTGCTGGAGGCAAATTCAGTCATGAGGATGAACCTGTTTCTCTAAAGAATGCACATTCAGTAGTGGGAAAAAGAAGCACTGAAGATGGTGCATCTACAAGGAGTGGTTCTGATGTCCTAGTTAGCCAGAGGAACAAATATTCTTCAATGAAGTACGCAGAGGATAGGCCTACTGTTTCTGGGGACTTGGACGATGGCAATAGTAGCATTCCATCAAATTCAGAGGCATCAGCGAATGATCACAAGCCTTTTTTGAAGTTTAAAATTCCGAACAATTCAAACAAAGGAAATCAAAATGTTCCCGATAATTTGAATCAGGGATTAAGCCGAAAAGAGAGATCCGATTGGAGAGTCCATGTGGGACAGATGGTAATCAGAACTCCCTCTCCTTTGCCTCTTCCTGGAAAGGAAGAGATAACTTATAGGCGTGGTCAAAGGTCAAAACGGCGTAGACCAGTACCAGGTGACGAAGATACGTCACAATGGCATGAAGACAACACTATGAAGGAGTTCACTGATGCAAACTGGGTATTGCAGAAATTGGGAAAAGATGCTGCTGGTAAAAGAGTTGAGATTCATCAGCCGTCCAATGACTCCTG